In Ailuropoda melanoleuca isolate Jingjing unplaced genomic scaffold, ASM200744v2 unplaced-scaffold71420, whole genome shotgun sequence, a single genomic region encodes these proteins:
- the LOC117800500 gene encoding stromelysin-1-like, with protein MYPVYNARTDLARLRLSQDDVAGIQSLYGSPSVSPDDPAVPPESVPPGPETPAACDPSLSFDAISTLRGEILFFKD; from the exons ATGTACCCGGTCTACAACGCGCGCACAGACCTGGCCCGCCTCCGCCTTTCTCAAGATGACGTGGCTGGCATCCAGTCCCTGTACG gatctccctctgtctccccggATGACCCCGCGGTGCCCCCGGAATCTGTGCCTCCAGGACCCGAGACCCCAGCCGCGTGCGACCCCAGTTTGTCCTTCGACGCAATCAGCACTCTGAGGGGAGAAATCCTGTTCTTCAAAGACAG